In Bacteroidota bacterium, a single window of DNA contains:
- the glmS gene encoding glutamine--fructose-6-phosphate transaminase (isomerizing) — MCGIVGYIGFRDAIPILMEGLKRLEYRGYDSAGIATIFDNGVQIYKKAGKVAELSKYIEANGISSQMGIGHTRWATHGEPNNVNAHPHTDCTETISVIHNGIIENFSTLKKKLEQEGHIFKTETDTESLSHLIEEMLKHTNDLFTAVRLALNEVEGTYGIAVISKNEPDKIIAARKGSPIVIGIGENENFIASDAAALISHTRQVVYLEDGEIACITKDGFYTKTIFDEAIKKQVEEITFDLEQIEKGGFDHFMLKEINEQPETLRNSIRGRILSDEGTSKLGGLSEITDVLMNARRFIITACGTSWHAALVGKYMLEQYAKIPVDVEYASEFRYRDPVIYKDDVVFLISQSGETADTLAALKKAKSAGAHVLGIVNVVGSTIARESDAGIYIHAGPEIGVASTKAFTSQLAVLSLITLMMSRKRGGMSQADGRQVVRELLKLPEKVDKILKDIHQIQQIADTFYLHGNFLYLGRGYNFPVALEGALKLKEISYIHAEGYPAAEMKHGPIALIDNEMPVVVIATKDSTYEKILSNIQEVRTRKGRIIAIANEDDDNIHKLAEHVIRIPHTLDFLMPILSIIPLQLLSYYIAVKRGCDVDQPRNLAKSVTVE; from the coding sequence ATGTGCGGTATTGTAGGATATATTGGCTTTAGAGACGCTATCCCCATTTTAATGGAAGGATTGAAACGCTTAGAATATCGTGGATACGATTCGGCGGGGATTGCTACCATTTTCGATAACGGTGTACAAATTTATAAAAAAGCCGGAAAAGTTGCAGAGCTATCGAAGTACATAGAAGCAAACGGCATTTCTTCGCAAATGGGAATCGGGCATACACGCTGGGCCACACACGGCGAACCAAACAACGTCAATGCCCATCCACACACCGATTGCACCGAAACTATTTCGGTTATTCACAACGGCATTATCGAAAATTTTTCTACACTCAAAAAGAAACTTGAGCAGGAAGGGCACATCTTCAAAACTGAAACCGACACCGAGTCGCTCTCACATCTGATCGAAGAAATGCTCAAACATACGAACGATTTATTCACCGCAGTCCGGCTCGCACTTAACGAAGTAGAAGGCACTTACGGTATTGCAGTGATCTCGAAGAACGAACCAGATAAAATAATCGCTGCACGCAAAGGAAGTCCTATCGTAATAGGAATCGGTGAGAACGAAAATTTTATTGCATCTGATGCAGCCGCATTAATCAGCCACACGCGGCAGGTAGTTTATTTGGAAGATGGCGAAATCGCCTGTATTACAAAAGATGGTTTTTATACTAAAACAATATTTGATGAAGCAATTAAAAAACAGGTTGAAGAAATAACTTTCGATCTTGAGCAAATTGAAAAAGGTGGTTTCGATCATTTTATGCTCAAGGAAATTAACGAGCAGCCCGAAACTTTACGCAACTCAATACGCGGAAGAATTTTGAGCGACGAAGGTACTTCAAAATTAGGCGGGCTTAGCGAAATTACCGATGTCTTAATGAATGCACGACGATTTATTATTACGGCATGTGGAACCTCGTGGCATGCGGCTTTAGTCGGTAAGTATATGTTGGAACAATACGCTAAAATTCCGGTTGATGTTGAGTATGCCTCGGAGTTTAGGTACCGCGACCCTGTTATTTATAAAGATGATGTAGTTTTTTTAATAAGCCAAAGTGGTGAAACGGCAGATACACTTGCCGCTTTGAAAAAAGCAAAGTCAGCCGGGGCTCACGTTCTAGGAATCGTGAACGTAGTCGGCTCAACCATCGCACGCGAAAGTGATGCGGGAATTTATATTCACGCTGGTCCTGAAATCGGTGTGGCGTCAACAAAAGCATTTACATCGCAGCTTGCGGTTCTCTCGCTAATAACGTTGATGATGTCTCGCAAACGCGGCGGGATGTCGCAAGCCGACGGCCGGCAAGTCGTCCGCGAACTTCTGAAACTGCCCGAAAAGGTGGATAAAATATTAAAAGATATTCATCAAATTCAACAAATTGCCGATACATTTTATTTGCACGGAAACTTTTTGTATTTAGGGAGAGGTTATAATTTTCCGGTTGCATTAGAAGGAGCTCTTAAATTAAAAGAAATTTCCTATATCCACGCTGAAGGTTATCCAGCAGCAGAGATGAAGCACGGACCTATTGCTTTGATAGATAACGAAATGCCTGTTGTTGTAATTGCAACAAAGGACAGCACTTACGAAAAAATATTGAGCAACATACAAGAAGTTCGCACACGAAAAGGACGGATTATTGCAATCGCAAACGAGGACGACGACAATATTCATAAATTGGCTGAACACGTAATTCGTATTCCGCATACTTTAGATTTCTTGATGCCGATACTTTCAATAATTCCACTTCAACTGCTTTCATATTACATTGCAGTAAAACGAGGGTGCGACGTTGACCAGCCGCGCAATTTAGCAAAGAGCGTTACGGTCGAGTAA
- a CDS encoding cyclic 2,3-diphosphoglycerate synthase, translating to MQKIKVLIMGAAGRDFHNFNTVFRDNELYNVVAFTATQIPNIDGRKYPAELAGKLYPNGIPIHPESELVDLIKKHSIDQVVFSYSDVNFNYVMERASISMASGADFMVLGTRRTMIKSKLPVIAVVAVRTGAGKSQTSRKVCKLLREMGKRVVAIRHPMPYGDLVKQKVQRYATLEDMKRHNCTIEEMEEYEPHIASGTIIYAGVDYEAIIREAEKEADVIVWDGGNNDMSFYKTDLTITVTDPHRPGHELSYYPGETNLRLADVVVINKVETALPENITIVRDNIRRINPDATVVEAASPITVDDENVILNKRVLVIEDGPTLTHGEMSYGAGVLAAKKFGAAEIIDPRPYAQASIADTFKKYPKTGTLLPAMGYGDEQLKDLEETIKRTPCDSVIIGTPIDLRRVIKIDKPSTRVRYELDEITQPDLKELLTNLLKKF from the coding sequence ATGCAAAAGATTAAAGTACTAATTATGGGGGCTGCGGGACGCGATTTTCACAATTTTAATACTGTATTTCGTGATAACGAATTATACAATGTAGTCGCATTCACTGCTACTCAAATTCCGAATATCGATGGAAGAAAATATCCCGCTGAACTCGCCGGCAAACTTTACCCGAATGGAATTCCTATCCACCCAGAATCTGAATTAGTCGATCTCATCAAAAAACATAGTATCGATCAAGTCGTTTTCTCATACTCGGATGTTAATTTTAATTATGTTATGGAACGGGCTTCGATATCAATGGCATCGGGCGCCGATTTTATGGTGCTTGGAACACGCCGTACTATGATAAAAAGTAAACTACCCGTTATCGCAGTTGTTGCAGTTCGAACCGGTGCCGGTAAAAGCCAGACTTCCCGCAAAGTTTGTAAACTTTTACGTGAAATGGGCAAACGGGTTGTGGCAATCCGCCATCCGATGCCATACGGCGATTTGGTGAAACAAAAAGTTCAGAGATATGCAACACTCGAAGATATGAAGCGACACAACTGCACAATCGAAGAGATGGAAGAATATGAACCTCACATCGCTAGCGGAACAATTATTTATGCAGGCGTTGATTACGAAGCAATTATACGTGAAGCTGAAAAAGAAGCCGATGTTATTGTATGGGACGGCGGTAACAACGATATGTCGTTCTATAAAACTGATTTGACAATTACAGTTACCGATCCGCATCGACCTGGTCATGAGTTATCATATTATCCAGGCGAAACAAATTTACGTCTTGCCGATGTAGTCGTAATCAACAAAGTGGAGACTGCACTACCTGAAAATATCACAATCGTTCGTGATAATATTCGCCGCATCAATCCCGATGCAACTGTAGTTGAAGCTGCATCACCAATCACAGTCGACGACGAAAATGTAATTTTAAATAAGAGAGTTTTAGTAATCGAAGACGGTCCGACACTTACTCACGGCGAAATGTCGTACGGCGCCGGTGTGCTTGCTGCTAAAAAATTCGGAGCAGCCGAAATCATTGACCCGCGTCCTTATGCACAAGCCTCAATAGCTGATACTTTCAAAAAATATCCCAAAACAGGAACTCTATTACCTGCAATGGGTTACGGCGACGAACAGTTAAAAGATTTAGAAGAAACTATCAAAAGAACTCCTTGCGATTCTGTTATCATCGGAACTCCTATCGACTTGCGGAGAGTAATAAAAATTGATAAACCATCGACACGTGTTCGTTACGAGTTAGATGAAATTACACAACCCGATTTAAAAGAATTATTAACAAATTTATTGAAAAAATTTTAA
- the argF gene encoding ornithine carbamoyltransferase — MKNKFSGRDYISVFDFSTDEIWKIFKLAKTMKANPKKYRKSCEGKIMALIFEKPSLRTRVTFDAGIKQLGGDSIYLSPLEINLGKRESVYDVAKNLERMVDGIMIRTFGHDIATGLAENANIPIINGLTDLEHPCQAMADFFTVWEFNKKLEKVKLTYVGDGNNVAHSLMLAAARIGLSISVATPKGYEPSQQIFEMALKGAKKTGAKIQVTNDPFEAVKNADVVYTDVWASMGQEKEAEERRKIFLPYQVNAELMKHAKKSALFLHCLPAHRGDEVTDEVIDSKNSVVFQEAENRLHVQKAIMHELLRD, encoded by the coding sequence ATGAAGAATAAATTTTCAGGAAGAGATTATATTTCAGTATTTGATTTTTCGACCGACGAAATTTGGAAGATATTTAAGCTTGCAAAAACTATGAAGGCTAATCCGAAAAAATATCGGAAATCGTGCGAAGGAAAAATCATGGCGTTGATTTTCGAAAAACCCTCGCTACGCACACGTGTAACTTTCGATGCGGGCATTAAACAATTAGGGGGCGATTCGATTTATCTTTCTCCTTTAGAAATAAATTTAGGTAAACGCGAATCGGTTTACGATGTAGCGAAAAATTTGGAACGAATGGTTGATGGAATTATGATTCGCACATTCGGTCATGATATTGCAACAGGGCTTGCCGAGAATGCCAACATTCCAATCATCAACGGGTTAACAGACCTCGAACATCCCTGCCAGGCGATGGCTGATTTTTTTACTGTGTGGGAATTCAATAAAAAATTAGAAAAAGTAAAATTAACTTACGTTGGCGATGGTAACAACGTTGCACATTCGCTTATGCTTGCCGCTGCACGTATCGGGCTATCAATATCGGTTGCAACTCCTAAAGGTTATGAACCGAGCCAACAAATTTTTGAAATGGCTCTTAAAGGCGCTAAGAAAACGGGAGCAAAAATTCAGGTTACAAACGATCCTTTCGAAGCAGTTAAAAATGCAGACGTAGTTTATACTGATGTGTGGGCAAGTATGGGACAAGAAAAAGAAGCCGAAGAGAGAAGGAAAATATTCTTACCATATCAGGTTAATGCTGAACTGATGAAACATGCGAAGAAGAGCGCACTCTTCTTGCATTGTTTACCTGCTCATCGCGGCGACGAAGTAACCGACGAAGTAATCGACAGCAAGAACTCGGTTGTATTCCAGGAAGCTGAAAACCGCTTACATGTTCAAAAAGCAATTATGCATGAATTGTTGAGGGATTAA
- the arcC gene encoding carbamate kinase: MKKVAVIAIGGNSLIRAGQRGTIEEQFENVIKTAEQIVKLFQAGYDVIITHGNGPQVGAQLLRSELASSQVYTQPLDVCVADTQGSMGYMMQLGVQNELAHYNINISVATIVTQVVVDKNDKGFANPNKPIGPFYSKEEADRKINELGWRMVEDAARGYRRVVPSPQPLEIVELEFIKSCIEKDLIVISCGGGGIPVIRENSKLKGVEAVIDKDRASSLLASKLNADVFIISTDAEYVCLNYKKSNQINLEKVTLAEIKKYYNEGHFPPGNMGPKIEAAMSFLENGGSEVVITSPEKIVDAVQGKTGTRLVP; the protein is encoded by the coding sequence ATGAAGAAAGTTGCTGTAATTGCTATTGGTGGTAACTCGCTTATTCGCGCAGGTCAACGCGGCACTATCGAAGAACAGTTCGAGAATGTAATTAAAACTGCAGAACAAATTGTGAAACTGTTCCAAGCGGGATACGATGTGATTATAACTCACGGAAATGGTCCACAAGTTGGCGCTCAGTTGTTGCGTTCGGAACTCGCAAGCTCGCAAGTTTACACACAACCGTTAGATGTGTGTGTTGCCGATACACAAGGTTCAATGGGTTATATGATGCAACTCGGAGTTCAAAACGAGTTAGCACATTATAATATTAATATTAGTGTGGCTACTATCGTAACACAAGTTGTAGTTGATAAAAACGACAAAGGTTTTGCAAATCCAAACAAACCAATCGGTCCCTTTTATTCGAAGGAAGAAGCCGATCGCAAAATAAATGAACTTGGGTGGAGAATGGTTGAAGATGCAGCCCGCGGTTACCGCCGCGTAGTTCCTTCACCACAACCGTTGGAAATTGTAGAATTAGAATTCATAAAGTCCTGTATAGAAAAAGATTTGATTGTGATTTCTTGCGGCGGAGGAGGAATTCCGGTGATACGCGAAAATTCCAAACTGAAAGGTGTTGAAGCTGTAATCGATAAAGACCGTGCTTCAAGTTTGTTAGCTTCTAAACTAAATGCCGATGTCTTCATCATTTCAACCGATGCTGAATATGTGTGTTTGAATTATAAAAAGTCCAATCAGATAAATTTAGAGAAAGTTACACTCGCAGAAATAAAGAAGTATTACAACGAGGGTCATTTCCCGCCGGGTAATATGGGACCGAAAATTGAAGCGGCAATGAGTTTTCTCGAAAACGGCGGTAGTGAAGTTGTAATTACATCGCCTGAAAAAATTGTAGATGCTGTTCAAGGTAAAACCGGAACTCGTTTAGTTCCATAA
- the pyrB gene encoding aspartate carbamoyltransferase: protein MKPKHIIESQQFSVPFITELFASAQRMEKIAAKGGTQDYNNKIMASLFYEPSTRTRFSFETAMHRLGGRILSTENAQEFSSAIRGESLEDTIKVISHFVDAIVLRHNEIGGAKRGAEVSSVPVINAGDGKGGQHPTQALTDLFTIYEEIKTIEGLNIALVGDLAQGRTVRSLAYLLSKYERVKIFFVAPEKLQIHEDICKHLDENDIWFTKENDLRKIIGEVDVVYQTRIEKENLKVTEAEYGKIMESFYIDSKMMQKLKQSAIVMHPLPRLKEISPEVDTDKRSAYFRQAQNSIYIRMALLASVMEG, encoded by the coding sequence ATGAAACCAAAACATATTATTGAATCGCAGCAGTTTAGCGTTCCGTTTATAACTGAATTATTTGCATCGGCACAGCGGATGGAAAAAATTGCGGCAAAAGGGGGGACGCAGGATTATAATAATAAAATAATGGCATCCCTTTTTTACGAACCTTCAACAAGGACTCGATTTTCGTTTGAGACAGCGATGCATCGTTTGGGCGGCAGAATTCTTTCTACCGAGAACGCTCAGGAATTTTCCTCAGCTATTCGCGGCGAAAGTTTGGAGGATACTATCAAAGTTATCAGCCATTTTGTTGATGCAATAGTTTTACGCCACAACGAAATCGGAGGGGCAAAACGTGGAGCCGAAGTCTCGTCCGTCCCGGTTATCAACGCAGGCGATGGTAAAGGTGGTCAGCATCCAACTCAAGCTCTAACAGATTTATTCACTATATACGAAGAAATTAAAACTATTGAGGGATTAAATATTGCATTAGTCGGCGACCTTGCACAAGGAAGAACTGTTCGATCGTTAGCCTATTTACTCAGCAAGTATGAGAGAGTAAAAATATTTTTTGTAGCTCCCGAAAAACTTCAGATACATGAAGATATTTGTAAACATCTCGACGAAAACGATATTTGGTTTACGAAAGAAAACGACCTGCGGAAAATTATCGGGGAAGTTGATGTTGTTTATCAAACACGCATCGAAAAAGAAAATCTAAAAGTAACCGAGGCTGAATATGGAAAAATAATGGAATCGTTTTATATAGATTCGAAAATGATGCAAAAACTAAAACAGAGTGCAATAGTTATGCATCCGCTTCCGCGTTTAAAGGAAATTTCGCCGGAAGTTGATACCGACAAACGTTCAGCATATTTTCGTCAGGCACAGAATAGTATCTACATCCGCATGGCGCTGTTAGCGAGTGTGATGGAAGGATAG
- a CDS encoding SDR family oxidoreductase, with protein MRSHKKHQQYWALILGASSGFGGATAIELAKNGYNIFGVHLDRQVTLPQVKHVIKEIEKAGREAVFFNINAADAIKRQETLDDIQERLAKGDGGLVKVLVHSLAFGTLRPFITKSQNDSITQAQMEMTSDVMAHSLVYWTQGLVARGLLAEGGRIFGLTSAGSKTIIPNYGAVSAAKAALESHIRQLAYELGPMGVTANALMAGVTDTPALQKIPGAQKMLEGAKLKNPHGRVTVPQDVAHAIAMLCKDESNWISGNVIGVDGGESIVSFSGDKSSHIIK; from the coding sequence ATGCGTTCTCATAAAAAACATCAACAATATTGGGCTTTAATACTCGGAGCTTCTAGCGGCTTCGGAGGAGCTACAGCAATTGAGCTTGCAAAAAATGGCTACAATATTTTTGGTGTGCATTTGGACAGGCAAGTAACGCTGCCTCAGGTAAAACACGTTATCAAAGAGATCGAAAAAGCCGGACGCGAAGCTGTCTTCTTTAATATCAATGCTGCCGATGCAATAAAACGGCAGGAAACTTTAGATGACATTCAGGAAAGATTAGCGAAAGGCGACGGTGGATTAGTAAAAGTTTTAGTTCACTCGCTTGCTTTCGGAACTCTCCGACCGTTTATAACAAAATCTCAAAACGATTCGATAACACAAGCACAAATGGAAATGACTTCGGATGTAATGGCTCACAGTCTTGTTTATTGGACGCAAGGGCTTGTAGCACGCGGATTATTAGCCGAAGGAGGTCGGATATTCGGTCTAACAAGTGCCGGTTCGAAGACTATAATTCCGAATTATGGTGCCGTATCAGCGGCGAAAGCAGCACTTGAATCGCACATCCGCCAGCTTGCTTACGAGCTTGGTCCTATGGGCGTTACAGCAAACGCATTGATGGCGGGAGTTACCGATACGCCGGCCCTCCAGAAAATTCCTGGAGCTCAAAAAATGTTAGAGGGTGCTAAATTAAAAAATCCACACGGGCGTGTTACCGTTCCTCAAGATGTTGCTCACGCAATCGCGATGCTTTGCAAAGACGAAAGTAACTGGATTTCAGGAAACGTAATTGGCGTTGATGGCGGAGAAAGTATTGTAAGTTTTTCCGGCGATAAAAGTTCACATATTATTAAGTAA
- a CDS encoding acyl-CoA dehydrogenase family protein: protein MFEFNFTEEQLMLRDMVREFTNNEIKPIASKIDQEERIPPELIKKIADLGLLGAAFPTEYGGGGFGEVGYCLMQEEIGRGCLSTATFIGAHQSIGTNTIYIGGSEELKKKYIPLLAEGKMIGAFALTESKAGSDSFNVRTTAKLDGNEWVLNGEKMWITNGGIADVISVFARTERGVTAFAVETKTPGFHAHPPEKKMGIKGSITNSLTFENVRIPKENIIGQEGRGFLVAMKTLDAGRLGLGAACIGASKEVLELSTKYAKERIQFDQPIANFQGVQFMLAEMGTLIYAMESIVYRTAVDYDLGKPISKQSAIVKLFCSEAADKIMDYAVQIHGGMGYSRELPIERFYRDSRINRIFEGTSEIQKGIIARDLLKKNGVM, encoded by the coding sequence ATGTTTGAATTCAATTTTACAGAAGAGCAGTTAATGTTGCGCGATATGGTTCGCGAATTTACTAACAACGAAATAAAACCTATCGCATCAAAAATCGATCAAGAAGAACGTATCCCTCCTGAGTTGATTAAAAAAATTGCCGATCTTGGTTTGCTTGGAGCGGCTTTCCCAACTGAATATGGCGGCGGTGGTTTCGGCGAAGTGGGCTACTGTTTGATGCAAGAAGAAATCGGCAGAGGTTGTTTATCGACTGCAACATTTATTGGTGCTCATCAATCAATCGGAACAAATACTATTTATATAGGTGGCAGCGAGGAATTAAAGAAAAAATACATCCCATTACTTGCCGAAGGAAAAATGATTGGTGCCTTCGCTCTAACTGAATCGAAAGCTGGATCGGATTCGTTTAACGTCAGGACGACTGCAAAGTTAGATGGTAACGAGTGGGTTTTAAACGGCGAAAAAATGTGGATAACAAATGGCGGAATAGCAGATGTGATTTCTGTTTTTGCCCGAACTGAACGCGGCGTTACAGCATTTGCAGTTGAAACTAAAACTCCAGGCTTCCACGCACATCCTCCCGAAAAAAAGATGGGAATAAAAGGAAGTATCACAAACTCGCTTACTTTTGAAAATGTTAGAATACCAAAAGAAAATATAATTGGTCAGGAAGGACGCGGATTTTTAGTAGCAATGAAAACTTTGGATGCTGGTCGTCTCGGACTTGGCGCCGCCTGCATAGGCGCATCGAAAGAAGTTTTAGAACTTTCAACAAAGTATGCGAAAGAGAGAATACAATTCGATCAACCGATAGCAAATTTTCAAGGTGTTCAATTTATGTTAGCCGAGATGGGCACATTGATATATGCGATGGAATCAATCGTCTATCGCACAGCTGTCGATTACGATTTAGGCAAGCCTATTAGCAAGCAATCGGCGATTGTAAAACTTTTTTGTTCAGAAGCAGCCGATAAAATTATGGATTATGCAGTTCAAATACACGGCGGAATGGGTTATTCACGTGAACTTCCGATAGAAAGATTTTACCGCGACTCGCGAATAAATAGAATTTTCGAAGGAACAAGCGAAATTCAAAAAGGTATTATTGCACGAGATCTTCTTAAGAAAAACGGAGTTATGTAA
- a CDS encoding DUF1016 N-terminal domain-containing protein encodes MSVKNGKHQHAKISQLDSLIEKLNSFSTDNYWDLGKFLVDKFLPTALKEGIFGEQAMKMLSSQPGCKFPYSMLKQCQQFYTYFPDVEKRQLAEIFYFDLATKVDDTTKRREYEKLAIQNKWTISDLRKKINDDELARRQDGKTKYGFDLKEKNFWSFDAADPRFGKPNFKGRIPGQVVANLLFYYTKQGDYLIDPFAGSGTFGDVVDTVPIFQDRKYKMYDIEPTDSRIIRNNILQTGIPEQTMSVDFVFIDPPSEFFPQTSDSSFMISTAQAETMLKLKGVVRETSRILKQGGRVSMIIEPTIVGNEMIDFPGEVSNLFKEFGLKQIGQVYMPRRSDASKANKFGEKAMVSEIREILTFEKI; translated from the coding sequence ATGTCTGTAAAAAATGGTAAACACCAGCATGCAAAAATCTCGCAACTCGATTCACTCATCGAAAAACTAAATTCTTTTTCAACCGATAATTATTGGGATTTGGGAAAATTTTTAGTTGATAAATTTTTGCCAACTGCTCTGAAGGAGGGAATATTTGGTGAGCAAGCAATGAAAATGCTCTCATCACAACCCGGTTGTAAATTCCCATACTCGATGTTAAAACAATGCCAACAGTTTTACACATATTTTCCCGATGTCGAAAAACGTCAGCTCGCCGAAATATTTTATTTCGATTTAGCTACGAAAGTTGATGACACAACAAAACGACGTGAGTATGAAAAGTTGGCTATCCAGAACAAATGGACGATATCAGATTTACGTAAGAAAATAAACGATGACGAGTTAGCTCGCCGTCAGGATGGAAAAACTAAGTATGGTTTCGATTTGAAGGAAAAAAACTTTTGGTCGTTTGATGCTGCCGATCCGCGTTTTGGAAAACCTAATTTTAAAGGTAGAATTCCCGGTCAAGTTGTTGCCAATTTACTTTTTTACTACACAAAACAGGGCGATTATTTAATCGATCCTTTTGCCGGCAGCGGAACATTTGGTGATGTTGTAGATACAGTCCCAATTTTTCAGGACAGAAAATACAAGATGTATGATATTGAGCCGACTGATAGTAGAATAATCAGAAATAATATTTTGCAAACAGGTATTCCGGAACAAACTATGAGCGTTGATTTTGTATTCATAGACCCACCGTCCGAGTTTTTTCCTCAAACCTCAGACTCATCGTTTATGATTTCGACCGCACAAGCTGAAACAATGCTGAAACTCAAAGGAGTAGTTCGTGAGACTTCCAGAATCTTGAAACAGGGCGGTCGGGTCTCTATGATTATCGAACCGACAATTGTTGGAAATGAAATGATAGATTTTCCCGGAGAGGTTTCAAACCTGTTCAAAGAATTCGGACTGAAGCAAATCGGGCAAGTTTATATGCCGCGTCGGTCTGATGCTTCGAAAGCAAATAAGTTCGGAGAAAAGGCAATGGTCTCGGAAATACGAGAAATATTAACTTTTGAAAAAATTTAA
- a CDS encoding phage integrase N-terminal SAM-like domain-containing protein — protein MSPVQFWPCPLKVRQYFLKVFATANSSANTLVEAKKFLTPKSATKLIEHKLTDPTELTLSKFMPQFLEYARANYAPTTVLLYQGIVNSFIRIMGDYSIKVYTITDVEAFIAKRLKEVSPVKVNIDFRTMRALFQTACRWKMIDENPFHNVKQIKVPQERPTYISRENFSQLLNSINIPWFNIDLKRRVIFIENTKSFCIKTSKPRIIPMNDWVHKFLLLQGVPVTYVQKILGHANVTTTLIYAHQAEEHLKHAVQKIDAFIYN, from the coding sequence GTGTCGCCAGTTCAATTCTGGCCCTGTCCACTTAAAGTTCGCCAATATTTTCTAAAAGTGTTTGCAACTGCTAACAGTTCTGCTAACACTTTAGTAGAAGCAAAGAAATTTCTCACACCTAAATCCGCCACAAAACTAATCGAACACAAATTAACCGACCCCACCGAATTAACCCTATCTAAGTTCATGCCTCAATTTTTGGAATATGCACGGGCTAATTATGCTCCTACGACTGTTTTGCTCTATCAGGGAATAGTAAATTCATTCATCCGCATTATGGGTGATTATTCTATTAAAGTTTACACGATAACCGATGTAGAGGCGTTTATAGCTAAACGGTTGAAAGAAGTATCTCCCGTAAAGGTAAACATAGATTTTCGGACAATGCGTGCTTTATTTCAAACCGCTTGCCGCTGGAAGATGATTGATGAAAATCCTTTTCATAACGTTAAACAGATAAAAGTCCCTCAGGAGCGACCCACTTATATCTCGAGGGAAAATTTTAGCCAGCTTTTGAATTCGATTAATATTCCTTGGTTCAATATCGATTTAAAACGGCGTGTCATTTTTATTGAGAATACGAAAAGTTTTTGCATTAAGACTTCTAAACCAAGAATTATTCCGATGAACGACTGGGTGCATAAATTCTTATTACTACAAGGAGTTCCGGTTACATACGTCCAGAAAATACTCGGACATGCCAATGTTACAACCACATTAATCTATGCCCACCAAGCTGAAGAACATTTAAAACACGCTGTACAAAAGATCGATGCATTTATTTATAATTAG